The following coding sequences are from one Rattus norvegicus strain BN/NHsdMcwi chromosome 11, GRCr8, whole genome shotgun sequence window:
- the LOC134481084 gene encoding uncharacterized protein LOC134481084 isoform X1 encodes MWFAFLLLLWPGPVIPNQKTGSCSHPQPLCCLGADHRCQRGSCYCDKFCLVVSDCCPDHRTLCNPGDHAHPPPPRAQLDAVTHRASHTPKMVLQMLLRTESPLDSARNHQDLVQTTVSALGVGQHPLLGLKPRQTSRTSSKARGRGRGGVVLYKKEESGICFCNARLGDVGEVPRRGGPMLRHPFPPGVPAIRQYTTELSLFGEGKGRLMRE; translated from the exons GCAGTTGTTCCCACCCCCAGCCTCTCTGCTGCCTGGGAGCAGATCACCGCTGCCAGAGAGGAAGCTGCTATTGCGATAAATTCTGCCTCGTGGTATCAGACTGCTGTCCAGACCACAGGACCCTCTGCAACCCTGGTGACCATGCACACCCACCTCCACCCCGGGCACAGCTGGATGCCGTAACCCACAGAG CCTCTCACACTCCCAAGATGGTGCTACAGATGTTGCTGAGGACGGAGAGTCCACTCGACTCAGCCAGGAACCATCAAGATTTGGTACAAACCACGGTGAGTgccctgggggtggggcagcatCCTCTACTAGGCCTCAAGCCTCGGCAGACTTCTAGGACTTCAAGTaaggcaagggggagggggaggggaggtgttgTGCTTTATAAAAAGGAGGAATCAGGGATATGTTTTTGTAATGCAAGGTTGGGTGACGTTGGAGAGGTGCCACGGAGGggagggcccatgctgaggcatcccttcccccctGGGGTACCAGCCATAAGACAATATACTACGGAATTGAGTTtatttggggaggggaaggggaggttgATGAGGGAGTAG